The Panthera uncia isolate 11264 chromosome C1 unlocalized genomic scaffold, Puncia_PCG_1.0 HiC_scaffold_3, whole genome shotgun sequence genome includes a region encoding these proteins:
- the ALPI gene encoding intestinal-type alkaline phosphatase, producing MQGAWVLLLLLGLRPQLSLGTIPVEEEDPAFWNRQAAQALDAAKKLRPIQTAAKNLILFLGDGMGVPTVTAARILKGQMNNKLGPETPLAMDHFPYVALSKTYNVDRQVPDSAGTATAYLCGIKANYQTIGLSAAARFDQCNTTQGNEVISVMYRAKKAGKSVGVVTTTRVQHASPAGTYAHVVNRNWYSDADMPAKARKEGCQDIARQLISNVDIDVILGGGRKYMFPKGTPDPEYPSDATQNGIRLDGRNLVQEWQARHQGARYVWNRQGLLQASQDPSVTHLMGLFEPGDTKYEVHRNHTRDPSLMEMTEAALHLLRRNPRGFYLFVEGGRIDHGHHDGRAYLALTEAVMFDSAIDKASQLTSEKDTLTLVTADHSHVFSFGGYTLRGSSIFGLAPSKAHDNKTYTSILYGNGPGGFALKDGPRPNVSDSQSGDPSYQQQAAVPLQSETHGGEDVAVFARGPQAHLVHGVQEQSFVAHVMAFAACLEPYTDCGLPPSAGPNDAAPPGPAAGPPSLPLLAGALLLLLAGAAP from the exons TTGAGGAGGAGGACCCAGCCTTCTGGAACCGCCAGGCAGCCCAAGCCCTGGATGCCGCTAAGAAGCTGAGGCCCATCCAGACGGCTGCTAAGAACCTCATTCTCTTCTTGGGGGACG GGATGGGGGTGCCCACGGTGACAGCCGCTCGGATCCTAAAGGGGCAAATGAATAACAAACTGGGACCCGAGACGCCCCTGGCCATGGACCACTTTCCGTATGTGGCTCTGTCCAAG ACATACAACGTGGACAGACAGGTGCCAGATAGCGCAGGCACAGCCACAGCCTACCTGTGCGGGATCAAGGCCAACTACCAGACCATTGGACTGAGTGCAGCTGCCCGCTTTGACCAGTGCAACACAACACAGGGCAACGAGGTCATCTCCGTGATGTACCGGGCCAAGAAAGCAG GGAAGTCCGTGGGGGTGGTGACCACCACAAGAGTGCAGCACGCCTCGCCAGCCGGCACCTACGCGCACGTGGTCAACCGCAACTGGTACTCAGACGCGGACATGCCCGCCAAGGCCCGGAAGGAGGGGTGCCAGGACATCGCCCGGCAGCTCATCTCCAACGTGGACATCGAT GTGATCCTGGGCGGAGGCCGAAAGTACATGTTTCCCAAGGGGACCCCAGACCCTGAGTATCCGAGTGACGCCACACAGAACGGAATCAGGTTGGATGGGCGCAACCTGGTGCAGGAGTGGCAGGCCAGGCACCAG ggtgcCCGGTACGTGTGGAACCGCCAGGGGCTCCTTCAGGCTTCCCAGGACCCCTCCGTAACACACCTCATGG GCCTCTTTGAGCCAGGAGACACGAAATACGAGGTCCACCGAAACCACACCCGGGACCCCTCCCTGATGGAGATGACGGAGGCAGCCCTGCACCTGCTGAGGAGGAACCCCCGGGGCTTCTACCTGTTTGTGGAGG GAGGCCGCATCGACCACGGTCATCACGACGGCAGGGCTTATCTGGCACTGACGGAGGCCGTCATGTTCGATTCTGCCATCGACAAGGCCAGCCAGCTCACGAGCGAGAAGGACACTCTGACCCTTGTCACCGCTGACCACTCCCACGTCTTCTCTTTTGGTGGCTACACACTTCGAGGCAGCTCCATTTTCG GCCTAGCCCCCAGCAAAGCCCATGACAACAAGACCTACACCTCCATCCTGTATGGCAACGGGCCCGGCGGCTTCGCGCTCAAGGACGGCCCCCGGCCCAACGTCAGCGACAGCCAGAGCG GGGACCCCTCGTACCAGCAGCAGGCCGCGGTGCCCCTGCAGTCCGAGACCCACGGCGGCGAGGACGTGGCGGTGTTCGCGCGCGGCCCGCAGGCGCACCTGGTGCACGGCGTGCAGGAGCAGAGCTTCGTGGCGCACGTCATGGCCTTCGCCGCCTGCCTGGAGCCCTACACCGACTGCGGCCTGCCGCCCTCTGCCGGCCCCAACGACGCCGCGCCCCCGGGCCCGGCCGCCGGCCCGCCGTCGCTGCCCCTGCTGGCCGGGGcgctgttgctgctgctggcGGGCGCCGCGCCCTGA